A portion of the Granulosicoccus antarcticus IMCC3135 genome contains these proteins:
- a CDS encoding sodium:solute symporter family transporter has translation MNIDVVIVIGYFAMMLLCGFIAMRKLTTTADYLVADRNLPFWVFFPCLSTVILGGGSTFGSASQSYQFGMSGAWITLMFGLGVVTVGLAFAGKLAKLKVFTLSEMLERRYAHGTRYVSAIIASIYATLISVVQIIALGTILKALLGWDLSTGIIVGGMVTMVYTLIGGMIAITITDFIQFILMTLGVALLIPAGIDAAGGMAAVTAAVPEEFFSLTNISATRVLGLFLSLYLGIMIGQDIWQRIFTAKNEKVARNGSISAGLYSIGWGAAMGLCGILAFVLLPDLDSPQDALPALVMKVMPAGLSGLVLAALMSALMSTVSSTVLASATLISNDLLKPLFGFNEKKELAVSRCITALVSVLVIILSISIGDVFIALDTAYAYLSGCLFVPIMAALFWKKATWQGAISSIIISAIIVSASLVSYGAAAAETVIFGLLSSAVVMGVVSLVMGGPKASDLVEWERDRS, from the coding sequence ATGAATATCGACGTCGTTATCGTTATCGGCTATTTCGCCATGATGTTGCTATGCGGATTTATAGCAATGCGTAAACTGACCACTACGGCAGACTATCTCGTTGCCGATCGAAACCTGCCCTTCTGGGTGTTTTTCCCCTGTCTTTCAACAGTTATTCTTGGAGGCGGATCAACCTTCGGCTCCGCCTCGCAAAGTTATCAGTTTGGAATGTCCGGTGCCTGGATCACGCTGATGTTCGGTTTGGGGGTCGTCACTGTGGGATTGGCATTCGCTGGAAAACTGGCGAAACTCAAGGTTTTTACTCTTAGCGAGATGCTGGAGCGTCGCTATGCACATGGAACCCGCTACGTCAGTGCCATTATCGCCTCAATCTATGCCACCTTGATATCAGTGGTGCAGATTATCGCTCTGGGCACGATCCTTAAAGCACTGCTGGGATGGGATTTGTCGACGGGCATCATCGTGGGCGGCATGGTCACCATGGTCTACACGCTGATCGGCGGCATGATCGCCATTACCATCACCGATTTCATCCAGTTCATCCTGATGACGCTGGGTGTCGCGTTGCTGATACCTGCCGGTATTGACGCTGCCGGTGGTATGGCGGCAGTGACAGCAGCAGTTCCTGAAGAATTCTTTTCGCTGACCAATATAAGTGCCACTCGCGTCCTGGGTCTGTTCCTGTCGCTCTATCTGGGCATCATGATCGGACAAGACATCTGGCAGCGTATATTCACTGCCAAGAATGAAAAAGTGGCCAGAAACGGCTCAATCTCAGCTGGTCTCTATTCCATCGGGTGGGGAGCTGCCATGGGCCTGTGCGGTATCCTCGCGTTTGTACTCTTACCTGATCTTGATTCACCACAGGATGCGCTTCCGGCACTCGTGATGAAGGTAATGCCCGCTGGCCTGAGCGGTCTCGTTCTTGCCGCATTGATGTCTGCACTCATGTCGACTGTGAGCTCTACCGTTCTGGCTTCAGCGACGCTGATCAGTAATGATCTGCTTAAGCCATTATTCGGATTCAATGAAAAGAAGGAATTGGCAGTATCTCGTTGCATTACCGCACTGGTAAGCGTGTTGGTCATTATCTTGTCGATATCCATTGGCGATGTTTTTATTGCCCTTGATACCGCTTATGCCTATCTCTCCGGCTGCCTGTTCGTTCCCATCATGGCAGCCCTGTTCTGGAAGAAGGCCACGTGGCAGGGAGCCATTAGTTCGATCATCATTAGTGCCATTATCGTAAGCGCAAGC
- the speB gene encoding agmatinase, with protein sequence MTAKEILYTPIPSAEIPRYAGLSTFMRLPHLPPNEAMNVDIGLIGVPWDGGTTNRPGARHGPRQVRELSSLMRNYHPALKLSPYKLANCLDLGDTPVNPLSIEETLHLIETFYHDVVGRRIAPLSVGGDHLISLPILRALAHRHGSLGMVQFDAHTDTWDTYFGDYKYSHGTPFRRAIEEGVLDPKRTVQIGIRGGVYDEHDGDWGLEQGIRVITIEEYNDLGPDAVAAEARRIVGHQPTYVTFDVDALDPVYTPGTGTPEIGGLNTFDCQKMLRALRGLNLIGGDVVEVSPPFDPSGNTALVGATMMFEILCILAEALSQNQ encoded by the coding sequence ATGACAGCAAAAGAAATTCTCTACACCCCGATACCGTCGGCAGAAATACCCCGCTATGCGGGTCTGTCCACATTCATGCGACTTCCGCATTTACCGCCGAACGAGGCGATGAATGTGGATATCGGCTTGATCGGCGTGCCCTGGGACGGCGGCACCACCAACCGCCCTGGGGCACGCCACGGTCCACGACAAGTCCGCGAGTTGTCCTCGCTCATGCGCAACTATCATCCTGCGCTGAAATTGAGTCCCTATAAACTGGCCAACTGCCTGGATCTGGGTGACACGCCGGTAAACCCACTCAGTATCGAAGAGACTCTGCACCTGATCGAGACCTTCTATCACGATGTAGTCGGTCGTCGAATTGCACCGCTATCTGTTGGCGGTGACCACCTCATCAGTCTACCTATCCTGCGCGCTCTGGCCCATCGTCACGGCTCGCTGGGCATGGTTCAATTCGATGCCCACACCGACACCTGGGATACCTATTTCGGCGATTACAAATACAGCCATGGAACACCATTTCGACGGGCCATAGAAGAAGGTGTACTCGATCCGAAGCGCACGGTGCAGATCGGAATCCGCGGTGGTGTATACGACGAGCACGATGGCGACTGGGGTCTCGAACAGGGTATTCGCGTCATCACCATCGAGGAATACAATGACTTGGGGCCAGATGCCGTGGCCGCTGAGGCGCGACGGATTGTGGGGCATCAGCCCACCTACGTGACGTTCGACGTGGATGCTCTCGATCCGGTCTATACACCCGGTACCGGGACGCCTGAAATCGGTGGGCTCAACACCTTCGATTGCCAGAAAATGCTACGTGCTCTGCGCGGTCTGAATCTGATTGGTGGTGACGTTGTGGAAGTGTCCCCACCCTTTGACCCCAGCGGCAACACCGCACTGGTCGGCGCAACGATGATGTTCGAGATTCTTTGCATTCTGGCCGAGGCTCTCAGCCAAAACCAATAA